A portion of the Clostridium gelidum genome contains these proteins:
- the argB gene encoding acetylglutamate kinase, whose translation MNTNERAEVLVHALPYIQRYYGKIIVVKYGGNAMISEELRETVINDIILMKCVGIEPVVVHGGGPDISDFLNRLGEKSEFINGLRYTGESTIDIVQMVLGGKVNKNLVSLIEKFGGKAIGLCGMDGSLLKAKKLETDIDLGYVGEITKVNTEVIKMAINSGYIPVIGSIALGEEDNKPYNINADICASKIAAALKAEKLMLLTDVPGVLMDAKDPSSLLPVLRIHQIPKLCLEGVIKGGMIPKIDCCVEAIRMGVERALIIDGRIPHSILLELFSPEGIGTMIY comes from the coding sequence TTGAATACTAATGAAAGAGCTGAGGTCTTAGTTCATGCATTGCCTTACATACAACGTTACTATGGCAAAATAATAGTAGTAAAATATGGTGGAAATGCAATGATAAGCGAAGAACTTCGCGAAACAGTTATAAATGATATTATATTAATGAAATGTGTTGGTATTGAACCAGTTGTTGTCCATGGTGGCGGACCTGATATTTCAGACTTTTTAAATAGACTAGGTGAAAAAAGCGAATTTATTAATGGTTTAAGATACACTGGTGAAAGTACTATTGATATAGTTCAAATGGTTCTTGGTGGAAAAGTAAACAAAAACTTAGTTTCTCTTATAGAAAAGTTTGGAGGCAAAGCTATTGGTTTATGTGGAATGGATGGTTCTCTTTTAAAAGCTAAAAAATTAGAAACTGATATTGATTTAGGTTATGTAGGCGAAATAACAAAGGTTAATACTGAAGTTATAAAAATGGCTATAAATTCTGGTTATATTCCAGTTATCGGAAGTATTGCTTTAGGTGAAGAAGATAATAAACCATATAACATTAATGCTGATATATGTGCTTCGAAAATTGCAGCAGCACTTAAAGCTGAAAAGTTAATGTTACTTACTGATGTACCTGGAGTTCTTATGGATGCAAAAGATCCTTCTTCATTACTTCCTGTACTTAGAATACATCAAATTCCTAAGTTATGTTTAGAAGGAGTAATAAAAGGTGGTATGATTCCTAAAATTGATTGCTGCGTTGAAGCAATCAGAATGGGTGTCGAAAGAGCACTTATCATTGATGGACGTATTCCTCATTCTATTCTTTTAGAGTTATTCTCTCCTGAAGGAATTGGAACAATGATCTACTAA
- a CDS encoding aspartate aminotransferase family protein: MSYDFNEAKEHIVNSYGRLDPVITHGEGAYLYDSDKNKYLDFTSGIGVSSLGYGHEKWIKATSKQLKTLVHCSNIFHNEPSVKLAKELTEKANMNKVFFGNSGAEANEGAIKLARKYSYDKYGADRSTVLTLLQSFHGRTITTLKATGQEKFHKYFFPFTEGFDYVKANDLEDFKARLTDEVCAIMLEAIQGEGGVIPLDKEFVQEVVKICNEKDVLVIFDEVQCGIARTGKMFGYNNFDVEADIVTVAKGLGAGLPIGGFLCSSKVADVFNPGDHGSTFGANPVVCAGASVVLDELCNEKYFEKITKRGAYVKELIEEAKNPQIVDVRGMGLMIGIKVKCDPTLVQKEAIKKGLLVLTAGKDVIRLLPPLVITKKELKIGIDIILEILSNIEN, from the coding sequence ATGTCATATGATTTTAATGAAGCAAAAGAACATATTGTAAATAGTTATGGTCGTTTAGATCCTGTAATCACTCATGGTGAAGGTGCTTATCTTTATGATTCAGATAAAAATAAATATTTAGACTTTACAAGTGGCATTGGTGTTAGTAGCTTAGGGTATGGTCATGAAAAATGGATTAAGGCTACTAGTAAGCAATTAAAAACCCTTGTTCATTGTTCAAACATATTTCACAATGAGCCAAGTGTAAAACTTGCTAAAGAATTAACTGAAAAAGCTAATATGAATAAAGTATTTTTTGGTAACTCTGGTGCTGAAGCTAATGAAGGTGCAATTAAATTAGCTAGAAAATACAGCTACGATAAATATGGTGCTGATAGAAGTACAGTTCTTACTTTATTGCAATCTTTTCACGGTAGAACAATAACTACTTTAAAAGCAACTGGACAAGAAAAATTCCATAAATACTTCTTCCCTTTTACTGAAGGTTTTGATTATGTAAAAGCAAATGATTTAGAAGATTTCAAAGCAAGGCTTACAGATGAAGTTTGTGCTATAATGCTTGAAGCAATTCAAGGAGAAGGTGGAGTAATTCCTCTTGATAAAGAATTTGTCCAAGAAGTAGTTAAAATATGTAATGAAAAAGATGTACTTGTTATATTTGATGAAGTTCAATGTGGTATTGCTAGAACTGGTAAAATGTTTGGATATAATAATTTTGATGTAGAAGCTGATATAGTTACTGTAGCTAAAGGCCTTGGAGCTGGACTTCCTATTGGTGGCTTCTTATGCTCTTCTAAAGTAGCTGATGTATTTAATCCAGGTGATCATGGTTCAACTTTCGGAGCTAATCCAGTTGTATGCGCTGGTGCTTCAGTTGTTCTTGATGAACTTTGTAATGAAAAGTATTTTGAAAAGATAACTAAAAGAGGTGCTTACGTAAAAGAACTTATAGAAGAAGCTAAAAATCCTCAAATTGTAGATGTACGTGGCATGGGATTAATGATCGGAATAAAAGTAAAATGCGATCCTACACTCGTTCAAAAAGAAGCTATAAAAAAGGGATTATTAGTATTAACAGCAGGCAAAGATGTTATAAGACTTCTTCCACCACTTGTTATAACTAAAAAAGAATTAAAAATAGGAATAGATATTATTCTTGAAATATTATCTAATATAGAAAATTAA
- the argH gene encoding argininosuccinate lyase: protein MKLWGGRFKKGTDKLVNDFNSSINVDCRMYKEDIEGSLAHASMLGNQNIIPKEASERITSGLLEILKRMDNGVIEVDETAEDIHSFIEGTLTYYIGDYGKMVHTGRSRNDQVTLDLRLYLKKAIVALKEDIIALEEVLLEKASENIDTIMPGYTHMQKAQPITFAHHILAYAEMLKRDFGRLSDCYKRVDEMPLGSGALATSTYPIDREAVARDLGFSKVTLNSLDSVADRDYAIETLSCLSMIMMHLSRFSEEIILWCTNEFSFVELDDGYSTGSSIMPQKKNPDVAELVRGKTGRVYGDLMTLLTVMKGIPLAYNKDMQEDKEALFDGLDTVTLSLKTFCGMVKTMKIKKDNMRKGAGLGFTNATDVADYLVKKGMAFRNAHEIVGEIVLECIKRNKMIEELTLEELKGFSPIFEKDVYHAIDLVTCVEERKVIGGPSTESVKMQIAALENFINESKEIK from the coding sequence ATGAAGCTTTGGGGTGGACGATTCAAAAAGGGCACGGATAAATTAGTTAATGATTTTAATTCTTCTATTAATGTTGATTGTAGAATGTATAAAGAAGATATTGAAGGTAGTCTTGCTCATGCTTCCATGCTTGGAAATCAAAATATCATCCCAAAAGAAGCTAGTGAGAGAATTACTTCTGGTCTTCTTGAAATACTAAAGAGAATGGATAATGGAGTTATCGAAGTTGATGAAACTGCTGAAGACATTCACAGTTTCATTGAAGGTACTTTGACATATTATATTGGTGACTATGGAAAGATGGTTCATACCGGAAGAAGTAGAAATGACCAAGTAACTTTAGATTTAAGATTATATTTAAAAAAGGCAATTGTAGCCCTAAAAGAAGATATCATAGCACTCGAAGAAGTTCTTTTAGAAAAAGCTAGTGAAAATATAGATACAATAATGCCTGGATATACTCATATGCAAAAAGCTCAACCAATTACATTTGCTCATCATATTTTAGCTTATGCTGAAATGCTTAAAAGAGATTTTGGAAGACTTTCTGATTGTTACAAAAGAGTTGATGAAATGCCCCTTGGTTCTGGAGCCCTTGCAACTTCTACTTATCCTATTGATAGAGAAGCTGTTGCTCGTGACCTTGGATTTTCAAAAGTTACATTAAATAGTTTAGATTCTGTAGCCGATAGAGATTATGCTATTGAAACACTTTCTTGTCTTTCAATGATAATGATGCATTTATCAAGATTTTCAGAAGAAATAATTCTTTGGTGTACTAATGAATTTAGTTTTGTTGAACTTGATGATGGTTATAGTACTGGAAGCAGTATAATGCCTCAAAAGAAAAATCCAGATGTTGCAGAATTAGTTAGAGGAAAAACTGGTAGAGTTTATGGAGATCTTATGACGCTGCTTACTGTTATGAAAGGCATCCCTCTTGCATATAACAAAGATATGCAAGAAGATAAAGAAGCACTTTTTGATGGATTAGATACTGTTACGCTTTCACTTAAAACTTTCTGTGGAATGGTTAAAACTATGAAAATCAAAAAAGATAACATGAGAAAAGGTGCTGGTCTAGGCTTTACTAATGCTACTGATGTAGCTGATTACTTAGTAAAAAAAGGCATGGCATTTAGAAATGCTCATGAAATAGTTGGAGAAATAGTTCTTGAATGTATAAAAAGAAACAAGATGATTGAAGAATTAACTCTTGAAGAACTTAAAGGCTTCTCTCCTATCTTTGAGAAAGATGTCTATCATGCAATAGATTTAGTAACTTGTGTAGAAGAACGTAAAGTTATTGGCGGGCCTTCTACAGAATCAGTTAAAATGCAAATTGCAGCATTAGAAAACTTTATAAATGAATCTAAAGAAATAAAATAA
- a CDS encoding nucleoid-associated protein has product MEYINDININEAVIHILDSNGQEPVLNEYNLELDEDIYKFLYRHIEKCLKDDELKYARFNPERNIVKEVVQDYLNGIDSDLISLSKELASQLFIIMKGNVNIPSGDLIIVSITTDQGPMIGILKMDYVKNFTHEIQFVDEKIGIGIVPQAAGLPGSGQKIQKAAFLKPIMEDANYNLMILDKQKSSKEDEYGANYFINTFLGASIITNERDMTKTFVKAAENWTRKNITEDAGKAEEIRTAIKAKLKEEDTINIDSLSEELFNEHPQVKEDFSNYIKQQGLNEEVAVDRTWVDKKLKRVRLNIDKQIDLYINEDTYHDSSKFEIQRNGDGTINLIVKNVMNYIEK; this is encoded by the coding sequence ATGGAATATATAAATGATATTAACATAAATGAAGCAGTTATCCACATATTAGATAGTAATGGGCAAGAACCTGTGCTTAATGAATACAATTTAGAATTAGATGAAGATATATATAAATTTTTATATAGACATATAGAAAAATGTTTAAAAGATGATGAACTTAAATATGCGCGTTTTAACCCTGAGAGAAATATAGTTAAAGAAGTTGTACAAGACTATTTAAATGGAATAGATAGTGATTTAATTAGTTTATCTAAGGAGCTTGCTAGTCAACTATTTATAATAATGAAGGGAAATGTAAATATTCCATCAGGAGATTTAATAATAGTATCAATAACGACAGATCAAGGGCCTATGATAGGTATACTTAAAATGGATTATGTTAAGAACTTTACCCATGAGATTCAATTTGTAGATGAAAAGATTGGAATAGGAATAGTACCACAAGCAGCGGGACTTCCAGGTAGTGGACAAAAGATACAAAAGGCTGCATTTCTTAAACCAATTATGGAAGATGCAAATTATAATTTAATGATTTTAGATAAGCAAAAAAGTAGTAAAGAAGATGAATATGGAGCAAATTATTTTATAAATACATTTTTAGGTGCAAGCATTATCACAAATGAAAGAGATATGACAAAAACTTTTGTAAAAGCAGCTGAGAACTGGACAAGAAAAAATATTACAGAAGATGCAGGAAAAGCAGAAGAGATTAGAACTGCCATTAAAGCTAAATTAAAAGAAGAAGACACTATAAATATAGATTCATTATCAGAAGAACTCTTTAATGAACATCCACAAGTAAAAGAAGACTTTTCAAATTACATAAAACAACAAGGTTTAAATGAAGAAGTGGCAGTAGATAGAACTTGGGTTGATAAAAAGCTAAAAAGAGTTAGACTCAATATAGATAAACAAATTGATCTATATATAAATGAAGATACTTACCATGATTCTAGCAAATTTGAAATCCAAAGAAATGGTGATGGAACTATCAACCTAATAGTAAAAAATGTAATGAATTATATAGAAAAGTGA
- a CDS encoding copper homeostasis protein CutC produces MAIFEACVGNYKEAVLAAERGANRIELCDNLMEDGTTPSYGTIKKTLEKLEIPVMVIIRPCSGNFSYTKDELEIMKYDVQMCKDLGASGVVIGAIKDSKVDEDIIRELVSIAKPMTITFHMAFDEIEDKYSAIDQLIDLGIYRILTKGGNENAMAGKDSLRDLVKYANGRISIMPGKGVNKENRDFILEYTGAYEIHGSKVV; encoded by the coding sequence ATGGCTATTTTTGAAGCTTGTGTTGGAAATTATAAGGAAGCTGTTTTAGCAGCAGAAAGAGGAGCAAATAGAATTGAACTTTGTGATAATTTAATGGAAGATGGTACTACTCCTAGCTATGGTACAATAAAAAAAACACTAGAAAAATTAGAAATACCAGTGATGGTTATTATAAGACCGTGTAGTGGCAATTTTTCTTATACAAAGGATGAATTAGAAATAATGAAATATGATGTACAAATGTGTAAGGACTTAGGTGCTAGTGGAGTTGTAATTGGAGCAATTAAAGACTCTAAGGTCGATGAAGATATTATAAGGGAATTAGTCTCGATAGCTAAACCTATGACAATAACATTTCATATGGCTTTTGATGAAATAGAGGATAAATATTCTGCTATTGACCAATTAATTGACCTTGGAATATATAGAATACTTACTAAAGGTGGAAATGAAAATGCTATGGCAGGTAAAGATTCATTAAGGGATTTAGTTAAATATGCTAATGGCAGAATATCAATAATGCCAGGCAAGGGTGTAAATAAGGAAAATAGAGATTTCATATTAGAATATACAGGAGCCTATGAAATACATGGAAGTAAAGTTGTTTAA
- a CDS encoding family 1 glycosylhydrolase has translation MATRRFPKEFLWGGATAANQVEGGFKEGGKGISVSDCARHHLDIDVQDYKKQNEITSKDIEEALKTNDESLYPKRHGSDFYHHYKEDIKMFAEMGFKVYRMSIAWSRIFPNGDDKEPNEEGLEFYDNVFDECLKYGIEPLVTMSHYEPPINLTLNYDGWYSRELVGFFELYVKTICTRYKNKVKYWLTFNEVDSMIRHPYTTGGLVEDRFPNIKWEQVIFQAMHHQFVASALATKICHEIIPESSVGCMLTKLTYYPHTCKPKDVLQSQQDMRATYCYSDTQVFGEYPSYLLSKFKNNGIVIKKEYGDDTIMKEYPVDFVSFSYYMSSCSAASLEGLDVTDGNTITAVKNPYLPSSEWGWQIDPTGLRISMVDLCDRYRKPLFIVENGLGAKDEVAEDGTIDDQYRIDYFDVHFKAMLDAIEYDGVECLGYTSWGCIDLISESTKQMSKRYGFIYVDCDDYGKGTYKRIPKKSFYWYKKVIESNGEYLFKN, from the coding sequence ATGGCAACAAGAAGATTTCCCAAAGAATTTTTATGGGGTGGTGCTACTGCCGCTAATCAAGTTGAAGGTGGATTTAAAGAAGGTGGAAAAGGAATTAGTGTTTCTGACTGTGCTCGTCATCACTTAGACATAGATGTTCAAGATTATAAAAAGCAAAATGAAATTACAAGTAAAGATATTGAAGAAGCTTTAAAAACAAATGATGAATCTTTATATCCTAAACGTCATGGTTCAGATTTTTATCATCATTATAAAGAAGATATTAAAATGTTTGCAGAAATGGGCTTTAAAGTGTATCGCATGTCCATTGCTTGGTCTCGAATATTCCCAAATGGTGATGATAAAGAGCCTAATGAAGAAGGATTAGAATTCTATGATAATGTTTTTGATGAATGTTTAAAATATGGCATTGAACCATTAGTAACAATGTCACATTATGAGCCGCCAATTAATTTAACATTAAATTATGATGGTTGGTATTCAAGAGAATTAGTAGGCTTCTTTGAACTATATGTAAAAACAATTTGCACACGCTATAAAAATAAAGTTAAATATTGGTTGACTTTTAATGAAGTTGATTCAATGATCAGACATCCTTATACAACTGGAGGATTGGTTGAAGATAGATTCCCAAATATTAAATGGGAACAAGTAATCTTCCAAGCAATGCATCATCAATTTGTAGCTAGTGCATTAGCTACAAAAATCTGTCATGAAATAATTCCAGAATCAAGCGTCGGATGTATGCTTACAAAATTAACTTACTATCCACATACTTGTAAACCCAAAGATGTTTTACAATCTCAACAAGATATGCGCGCTACTTATTGTTATAGTGATACTCAAGTATTTGGAGAATATCCCTCATATTTATTATCTAAATTTAAAAATAACGGTATTGTAATAAAAAAAGAATATGGTGATGATACAATAATGAAAGAATATCCAGTGGATTTCGTTTCATTTTCATATTATATGTCATCATGTTCAGCAGCATCACTAGAAGGTTTAGATGTTACAGACGGAAATACAATAACCGCAGTTAAAAATCCATATTTACCATCAAGTGAATGGGGCTGGCAAATAGATCCAACTGGACTTAGAATATCAATGGTGGATTTGTGTGATAGGTATCGCAAGCCATTATTTATTGTGGAAAATGGTTTAGGCGCTAAAGATGAAGTTGCAGAAGACGGCACTATTGATGATCAATATCGTATTGATTATTTTGATGTTCACTTTAAAGCAATGTTAGATGCTATTGAATATGATGGTGTTGAATGTTTAGGATACACATCTTGGGGCTGTATTGATTTAATATCTGAATCAACTAAGCAAATGTCTAAACGTTATGGATTCATTTATGTTGATTGTGATGATTATGGAAAAGGTACTTATAAACGTATTCCAAAAAAATCATTTTATTGGTATAAAAAAGTTATTGAATCAAATGGAGAATATTTATTTAAAAACTAA
- the argF gene encoding ornithine carbamoyltransferase — MKKDLLKMDDLSKDEILDILNLADQLKYEQKHGIEHHHLKGKSLGMIFEKSSTRTRVSFEAGMYQLGGNSLFLSDKDLQIGRGEPIEDTARVLSRFIQGIMIRTFSQEEAETLAKYSSIPVINGLTDDEHPCQVLADLMTIRENKNILEGLKVAFIGDGNNMANSLMIGCLKVGMNFAVASPKDYTASDKYLTRAKEIAEKEGVNFTVTTSPYEAASGADVLITDVWASMGHEEEAETRAKAFVGFQINKELMAIADKNVMVLHCLPAHRGEEITAEVLEEHADSIFDESENRLHAQKAVLVKLMK; from the coding sequence ATGAAAAAAGATTTATTAAAAATGGATGATCTTTCTAAAGATGAAATCTTAGACATTTTAAATTTAGCAGATCAATTAAAGTATGAACAAAAACATGGAATAGAACACCATCACTTAAAAGGAAAAAGCTTAGGCATGATATTTGAAAAATCATCTACTAGAACTAGAGTTTCTTTTGAAGCCGGTATGTATCAATTAGGTGGAAATTCATTATTTTTAAGTGATAAGGATCTACAAATTGGTCGTGGCGAACCAATTGAAGATACTGCAAGAGTTCTTTCAAGATTCATACAAGGTATAATGATTAGAACATTTTCTCAAGAAGAAGCTGAAACATTAGCTAAATATTCATCAATCCCAGTCATTAATGGTTTAACTGATGATGAACATCCATGCCAAGTGTTAGCTGACTTAATGACAATAAGAGAAAATAAGAATATCCTTGAAGGATTAAAAGTTGCTTTCATAGGTGATGGAAATAACATGGCTAATTCTTTAATGATTGGTTGCTTAAAGGTTGGAATGAACTTTGCAGTTGCATCACCAAAAGATTATACAGCATCTGATAAATACTTAACTAGAGCAAAAGAAATCGCAGAAAAAGAAGGGGTTAACTTTACAGTAACTACTTCCCCGTATGAAGCGGCTTCGGGTGCTGATGTATTAATTACAGATGTTTGGGCTAGTATGGGACATGAAGAAGAAGCTGAAACACGTGCTAAAGCTTTTGTAGGTTTCCAAATAAATAAAGAATTAATGGCAATAGCTGATAAAAATGTAATGGTACTTCACTGTCTTCCAGCTCATAGAGGTGAAGAAATTACAGCTGAAGTTTTAGAAGAACATGCAGATTCAATCTTTGATGAATCTGAAAATAGATTACATGCTCAAAAGGCTGTCCTTGTTAAATTAATGAAATAG
- a CDS encoding MurR/RpiR family transcriptional regulator: MIVYKMQNLNNLTFQEQAVANYIIKYPKDLLEMSVTELAEASYTSASTIIRLCKKLGTKGYADLKFIYASEYPQMMKLKESLKTKPYDKSSKIDDIIHTMPLIYSKAIDHTRSMLDYNTIRRVTDLMKQAKIIDVYGDGINYEVAKMFCYKLEEIGIIANAYNSIHWTHCEILQLDKIPSYSILISHTGKNPSVYDAAKRLKECAIPTLSISGNIDQRLSKLTDDHIHIMTSENTLEFSTVIFTMSTQYILDILFASLLVYNYNSVEKNVDALKGERHEWLKNSY; encoded by the coding sequence GTGATAGTATACAAAATGCAGAATTTAAATAATTTAACATTTCAAGAACAAGCTGTTGCAAATTATATAATAAAGTATCCTAAGGACTTATTAGAAATGAGCGTTACTGAATTAGCAGAAGCAAGTTATACTAGTGCTTCAACAATTATTAGATTATGTAAAAAATTAGGAACAAAAGGATATGCCGATTTAAAGTTTATCTATGCTTCAGAGTATCCCCAAATGATGAAATTAAAAGAATCTTTGAAAACAAAGCCTTATGATAAAAGCAGTAAAATTGATGATATTATACACACTATGCCATTAATCTATTCCAAGGCAATTGACCATACTAGAAGTATGCTTGATTACAATACAATTAGAAGAGTAACAGATTTAATGAAACAAGCTAAAATAATTGATGTTTATGGTGATGGTATCAATTATGAAGTTGCTAAAATGTTTTGTTATAAACTCGAAGAAATAGGTATTATTGCTAATGCTTATAATAGTATTCACTGGACTCATTGTGAAATATTGCAGCTTGATAAAATCCCTTCTTATTCAATTTTGATTTCACATACAGGTAAAAATCCCAGCGTATACGATGCTGCTAAAAGACTAAAAGAATGTGCAATTCCTACACTATCAATAAGCGGTAACATTGACCAAAGATTGTCAAAATTAACAGATGATCATATTCATATAATGACTTCAGAAAACACCTTAGAATTTTCAACTGTTATCTTTACAATGTCCACTCAATATATATTAGATATACTATTTGCTTCATTATTGGTATATAACTATAATAGTGTTGAAAAAAATGTGGATGCGTTAAAAGGTGAAAGACATGAGTGGTTAAAAAATTCTTACTAA
- the argJ gene encoding bifunctional glutamate N-acetyltransferase/amino-acid acetyltransferase ArgJ, translated as MDIKYIGGGVTAPNGFLASGIYCGLKKSNLQKDLALIYSEVPAAAAGMYTKNKVKGAPIYITKEHLTNKKAQAIIINSGNANTCNGDDGLHKAEKMTSLQAKELKLKADDVLVASTGVIGVPLNIDAIKDGIPLLTEKLSKDGSNDASLAIMTTDTFQKQLALEFFIGDKKVTIGSMAKGSGMIEPNMGTMLSFITTDLSISPKLLTDALKSSVTVTYNRVSVDGDTSTNDMILILANGLAENPTITEKDENYDAFLKVLTELNTIMAKNIAKDGEGATKLLECQIIGAKSEEDAVVLGKSVINSSLVKTAMFGSDANWGRILCALGYTKIDFDPEKVDVSFESPAGTINVCEAGSSLPFDEDMAKKVLSENEIIIKVNLFLGDYSAYVWGCDLSYEYVKINGDYRS; from the coding sequence TTGGATATAAAATATATAGGTGGTGGAGTTACTGCTCCTAATGGCTTTTTAGCTTCAGGTATATACTGTGGATTAAAGAAAAGTAATTTACAAAAGGATTTGGCTTTAATCTATTCTGAAGTACCAGCCGCTGCTGCTGGAATGTACACTAAAAATAAAGTTAAAGGTGCTCCTATTTATATTACAAAAGAGCATTTAACTAACAAAAAAGCACAAGCAATAATTATAAATAGTGGTAATGCAAACACTTGTAATGGTGATGATGGATTGCATAAAGCAGAAAAGATGACTTCTCTGCAAGCTAAAGAATTGAAGTTAAAAGCAGATGATGTTTTAGTTGCATCTACAGGAGTAATTGGGGTTCCTTTAAATATAGATGCTATTAAAGACGGTATTCCTCTACTTACTGAAAAATTATCAAAAGATGGCTCTAATGATGCATCATTAGCTATTATGACAACTGATACATTCCAAAAACAATTGGCTTTAGAATTTTTCATAGGCGACAAAAAAGTTACTATTGGTTCAATGGCAAAAGGTTCTGGAATGATTGAACCAAATATGGGGACAATGCTTTCTTTTATTACAACGGACCTTTCTATTTCTCCAAAATTACTAACTGATGCTTTAAAATCAAGTGTTACTGTGACTTACAATAGAGTTAGTGTTGATGGTGATACAAGTACTAATGACATGATATTAATTTTAGCTAACGGCTTAGCTGAAAATCCTACTATAACTGAAAAAGATGAAAATTATGATGCTTTTCTTAAAGTTCTTACTGAATTAAACACAATTATGGCTAAGAATATTGCCAAAGATGGTGAAGGTGCTACAAAATTATTAGAATGCCAAATCATAGGTGCTAAATCTGAAGAAGATGCTGTTGTTTTAGGTAAAAGTGTTATTAATTCTAGTTTGGTAAAAACTGCAATGTTTGGTAGTGATGCAAACTGGGGAAGAATTCTTTGTGCACTTGGTTATACAAAAATTGATTTTGATCCTGAAAAAGTTGATGTTTCCTTTGAAAGCCCTGCTGGAACTATAAATGTTTGTGAAGCTGGTAGTTCTTTACCTTTTGATGAAGATATGGCTAAAAAAGTTCTAAGTGAAAATGAAATTATTATTAAAGTTAATTTATTCTTAGGTGATTATAGTGCTTATGTTTGGGGCTGTGATCTAAGTTATGAATATGTAAAGATTAATGGAGACTACAGAAGTTAA
- the argC gene encoding N-acetyl-gamma-glutamyl-phosphate reductase → MVKIGIIGATGYVGAELLRLLLSHPKVEVAALSSVSFVGQEISNVYKNFLNKTDLICESADEVVKKCDVIFTALPHGLSEDIAKKAIDNKKICIDMGADFRLSSEDEYEEWYGKKFTQPALHSKSVYGLPELNKEKIKQCSLIANPGCFPTTIELGLMPLLKNSLIKLDNIICDSKSGTTGAGRGLTINTHFPEENETFAPYKVGAHRHTPEIEETLSTMANDKVNVTFTPHLLPINRGILSTIYCSPKNKVNLEEIHKLYLDFYKDEPFVNILPLGEIASIKNVRLTNDCFISLHLNHRQDQIIVVSTIDNMIKGAAGQAIQNMNIILGFNETDGLNLIAPAF, encoded by the coding sequence ATGGTTAAAATCGGAATAATCGGTGCTACAGGATATGTTGGTGCTGAACTTTTAAGATTACTATTATCTCATCCTAAAGTTGAAGTTGCTGCTTTAAGCTCAGTTTCTTTTGTAGGACAAGAAATTAGTAACGTATATAAAAACTTTTTAAATAAAACAGATTTAATTTGTGAATCTGCAGATGAAGTTGTTAAAAAATGTGATGTAATCTTCACTGCCCTTCCGCATGGATTAAGTGAAGATATTGCAAAAAAAGCAATTGATAATAAAAAGATTTGTATTGATATGGGTGCAGATTTTAGATTATCTAGTGAAGATGAGTATGAAGAGTGGTATGGTAAAAAATTCACTCAACCTGCATTACATTCTAAAAGCGTTTATGGACTTCCAGAATTAAATAAAGAAAAAATCAAACAATGTTCTTTAATTGCTAATCCAGGTTGCTTTCCAACAACTATAGAACTCGGATTAATGCCATTACTTAAAAATTCGTTAATAAAATTAGATAACATTATTTGTGATTCCAAGTCTGGAACTACAGGTGCTGGAAGAGGGTTAACAATAAACACTCATTTTCCTGAAGAAAATGAAACCTTTGCACCATATAAAGTTGGAGCTCATCGACATACACCTGAAATTGAAGAAACTCTATCGACTATGGCAAATGATAAGGTAAATGTAACTTTTACTCCTCATCTACTTCCAATAAATAGAGGTATTCTTTCAACTATTTACTGCAGTCCAAAAAATAAAGTAAATCTTGAAGAAATTCATAAACTATATTTAGATTTTTATAAGGATGAGCCTTTCGTTAATATCTTACCACTTGGGGAAATTGCTTCAATAAAAAATGTAAGATTAACAAACGATTGTTTTATTTCTCTACATTTAAACCATAGACAAGATCAAATTATTGTTGTAAGCACAATAGATAATATGATTAAAGGTGCTGCTGGGCAAGCTATTCAAAATATGAATATTATTCTAGGATTTAATGAAACAGATGGATTAAACTTAATTGCACCAGCCTTCTAA